The window TAGATTGGAATTTGCAATGAGAATCTGCGGTGCATTTTCATGCGTACGAAATACAGCAACCGGCTTTCCTGATTGAATGAGTAAAGTTTCATCATCCTCTAATTCTTTCAACGAAGTAATAATTTGCTCGTAACTTTCCCAATTGCGAGCTGCTTTCCCGATGCCACCATAAACAATCAGTTCATCTGGGTTTTCAGCTACCTCAGGATCCAAATTATTCATCAACATACGCATAGCTGCTTCCTATGTTCATCCTTTACAAGTAAGTGTTGTTCCCCTTGGTGCACGAATATTTGTTTTTGTCTCCATAGTGCCATCCCCTTTGCTTTTATTTCGACATTGCCACTAACTCATCACTCGCCAATAAATATTTTGCTAACGCTTCAATTTCATCACCAATCGGCTGATCCGTTGTAAGCGGTGGACAGATTGCACGTACCTTTTGCAAAAATTGACTTGTAGCTGGTGCTAACTGTTTCTCCGCCCTATCTAAATGAATGGCCTGCGATGCACAAATCATTTCTATCGCAATGACGCGAGCAGCATTGTGTACGATTTGGCGTACTTGACGAGCAGATGTCGTCCCCATACTGACATGATCCTCCTGATTACCCGATGTTGGAATAGAATCTACGCTTGAAGGGTGTGCCAATACTTTGTTTTCTGACACGATTGAAGCTGCTGTATATTGCGCAATCATTAGTCCACACTCAATCCCTGGATTTGTCGCTAAAAATGGCGGCAAGCCTTCATTGAGCTGCGGATTGACCATGCGTTCCGTACGACGTTCAGAGATGTTGGCCCATTCACACACACCAACCTTTAAAAAGTCCATCGCTAACGCAATTGGCTGTCCGTGGAAATGCCCACCAGATAATACTTCTCCGTTCTCTAAAACAATAGGATTATCTGTCGTTGCATTCATCTCAGTTTGCACGCACTCCTCCGCATAAAAAAATGACTGCCATGATGCGCCGTGTACTTGTGGAATACAACGAAGTGAATAAGCATCCTGCATCCGTATTTCACCCTGCTTTGTCACTCGTTTACTTCCATCAAGCCACTTGCGAATTCGCCCGCCAACAAGCTCTAATTCCGGGTGTGGTCTTACAGCTAAAAGCGCTGGATCAAATGCTGAAGTAATACCTTTTAGTGCTTCAAGCGACAGACTTGCTGCCATATCTGCGGCAAGCCCAATGCGCTCTGCCTCATTCAATGTTAATACACCAATACCTGTCATGGCCTGTGTACCGTTAACTAGCGCTAGACCTTCTTTCGCTTGTAGTCGTACAGGCGTTAATCCTGCTTGCTGTAACGCTATACCGCCACTTACAATCTCACCTTTAAACTCAGCCTTACCTTCTCCTACAAGCACTAAAGCCAAATGTGATAGCGGCGCTAAATCACCACTTGCCCCAACTGACCCCTGTGACGGTACTATCGGATGCACACCTTTATTGATGCAATCCAGTAATAGCTGCACTGTCTCCAGTCGAATGCCTGAAAAACCACGTGCTAATGCATTGGCACGTAAAATCATCATCGCACGGACAACTTCTGTAGGAAACGGTTCGCCAACACCTGTTGCATCTGAGCGTAGTAAATTCAACTGTAATAACTCATTATCCGCCTCATCAATACGAATATGACTTAGTTTTCCAAATCCTGTATTCACACCATAAATTGCTTGCCCTTCCGCTAAACGCTTTTCAATGCGCTCCCTACTTAATTGAATGCGCTTCTCACTTTCAGTGGATAACGCAACATTGGCATGCCCATTCACGATTCCTTCTACTTGCTGTCTTGTTAAAGTATTGCCATCAAGCTCAATAATAGAAATCATTAAATATCCCCCTTGTTCTATATCTTGGGTAAATCATCTATATGGATAGGAATTCCTCTATTAATATTGTACAAACTCCTTTTTTCTGAAAATAGAGAATTTTAAAAGAGAAAACAGGAATTATCTTTGATTTTTATGTTATTTTCAATAATATAATATGACTTTTTTACGAAACTAGATTATTTTAAGGCGGTTAATTGTTATGCGAATTTTATTGATTGATAGAGACCCTACAGAACTATCAGGTATTCGATGGTTTTTACAAACGTATTTCCCTGGAGATATTATTGTGGAGATGTGTACGGTTATTTCTGAAGCAACTGAGAGCATTCAACAGTTTGAGCCTGAGGTAATATTACTGAATATCGATTTAATTCCTAACAACCGATTAACGAAGCTTTATCAGCTATTACAAAAACACTCAGGCACTATTTTTGCAATAACGACAGAACCATTCTTTAAAAATGCGATGAAAGCAATTGATTTGCAGGTTGCACCACCTTTTTGTAAAACCCATTGATTTAGAAATTTTAAAGCACAAGCTTGCTACAATTTCGATTCATACAGCGAAGGTAAAGAAAGGCAATACCCAAGCTACAGATGAAACATTTTACGATAAATTATTTTTAGATAGTGAGACTAGCTCTTTAGATACAGATATGCACTTCACGATGATTGAACCTGAGCATACAGAAACGTTGAATACATTGTACAATTGGCTCCAGCAAACACCTATTTATCATCATATGAAAATCTATCCATTATCAGATATTATTGTCTGCCTGTTTCAAATAAACGGTATGAAAATAGTTGAAAAAAATATGCGTACATTGATGAAGGAATGGCGACTTACGAATAATAGTTCACTTAATATCAGTATGTACGACTGTGCACCTACAACACTAAAAAATATGTACGCCTTAACAAAGCGAGCACTTCATCAAAGTTTTTACGAAGGCTTTGGCCATATTTTTTATGCAAACAGACAGTTAGCCACACAACCATTTGACCCTTTACTAACACCCGAAGAGCAACAGTTACTCATTAAAAGTTTAGAGGACGGTAATCTCGAGGAAATCAAAGCCTTTTTATATCGATTAGCTAAAGAAGGGGTTTATTACGAACAGGATGACTTACGTATCCATTTGACAAGTGTATTGGCTCAAATTCGGCGTTTTATGCTGAAATATAAATTGCATGAGAAAGCCGCTATCGGACAAAACTATCGCCAGCTTTTTCATTTAATTATTGAACACCCCTTACTTTATACAATTCTGAATGGCATTATTTCATTCACACAAACACTTATGACATTAGCGCGAGAGGCTCGAATGGAGAAAAAAGCAGACTATGTAGAATTGGCACTAGAGATTATCGAGCAACAGTTCCAGGATAGTTCACTAACCTTGCCCTTCGTCGCCTATAAAATGGGGATTAGCCCCAATTATTTGAGCACTATTTTCTCCAAAAAGCAGGGCTTACCATTTAAACGCTTTTTACAACAAATACGTATTCAAAATGCAACGAAAATGCTTGTCGAAACAGATTTTGCTATTAGTGAGATCGCGCTTCTAAATGGCTTCGATGACCCAAATTACTTCATTAAAATATTCAAGCGGCAAATCGGTACTACTCCTAATCGTTATCGTAAAACTTGAAAAATACAGCCACTACAAGTCAACACATTTTCAATTAGCACACTCTATTTTCAACACGTGTATAGTAGAAACAAAATAGAAACTTCCTTCTATCTGTTTAAAATCATTTTAGTATTCATAAGAATCGCTACAGAAAGTGCCAACTAACAATATTTAAAGTCATTTCGATAAATCTTTTTTAATTTTTTTCATTAATGCATAATCTTATTAGATTGAACATATATTAATAGTTTGTATCTTAATATAAAAATTCTTTAACGATAATTATTATAATCTACTAGCAATTCTATTTTAGATTTGTTATAGTTATAAATGAAGAGTTTGACCCACTATATTTCCAGGAGGTAAACTATTATGACAAACGCAAATGATCGTAGCCGTCGCTTTACAACAGCAGGTGGTGCCCCAGTAGTAAGTAACCATGACTCAATGTCTGCAGGTCCTCGAGGGCCACTTTTACTTCAAGATGTATGGTTAGTTGAAAAATTAGCAAATTTCAACCGTGAAGTTATTCCTGAACGTCGCATGCACGCAAAAGGTTCGGGCGCATTTGGTACCTTTACTGTAACGCATGATATTACGCAATATACAAAAGCAAATATCTTCTCTGAGATTGGCAAGAAAACAGAAATGTTCGCCCGTTTCTCTACAGTGGCCGGTGAACGTGGTGCTGCTGATGCAGAGCGTGATATTCGTGGATTCGCACTTAAATTTTATACTGAAGAAGGCAACTGGGATTTAGTTGGTAACAACACACCTGTATTCTTCTTCCGTGATCCACTACACTTTACAGATTTAAACCATGTAGTAAAACGTGATCCACGTACAAATATGAAAAATGCAAATTCAAATTGGGATTTCTGGACTTCATTACCAGAAGCGCTTCACCAAGTAACAATCGTTATGTCCGACCGTGGTATTCCAAATGGTTTCCGCAATATGCATGGTTTTGGTTCTCACACTTACAGCTTTATCAATGCTCAAAATGAGCGTGTATGGGTGAAATTCCACTTCCGTACAGAACAAGGCATTAAGAACTTAACAGGTGCTGAAGCTACTGAGTTAATCGGTAATGACCGTGAATCTTCTCAACGCGACCTTTACGGGGCAATTGAAAAAGGTGATTTCCCGAAATGGAAAATGTACATTCAAGTAATGACAGAAGAACAAGCGCGTGAATTACCTTACAATCCATTTGATTTAACAAAAGTTTGGTACAAAGGTGACTTCCCACTAATTCCAGTTGGTGAGTTT of the Lysinibacillus fusiformis genome contains:
- a CDS encoding helix-turn-helix domain-containing protein translates to MHHLFVKPIDLEILKHKLATISIHTAKVKKGNTQATDETFYDKLFLDSETSSLDTDMHFTMIEPEHTETLNTLYNWLQQTPIYHHMKIYPLSDIIVCLFQINGMKIVEKNMRTLMKEWRLTNNSSLNISMYDCAPTTLKNMYALTKRALHQSFYEGFGHIFYANRQLATQPFDPLLTPEEQQLLIKSLEDGNLEEIKAFLYRLAKEGVYYEQDDLRIHLTSVLAQIRRFMLKYKLHEKAAIGQNYRQLFHLIIEHPLLYTILNGIISFTQTLMTLAREARMEKKADYVELALEIIEQQFQDSSLTLPFVAYKMGISPNYLSTIFSKKQGLPFKRFLQQIRIQNATKMLVETDFAISEIALLNGFDDPNYFIKIFKRQIGTTPNRYRKT
- the hutH gene encoding histidine ammonia-lyase, with translation MISIIELDGNTLTRQQVEGIVNGHANVALSTESEKRIQLSRERIEKRLAEGQAIYGVNTGFGKLSHIRIDEADNELLQLNLLRSDATGVGEPFPTEVVRAMMILRANALARGFSGIRLETVQLLLDCINKGVHPIVPSQGSVGASGDLAPLSHLALVLVGEGKAEFKGEIVSGGIALQQAGLTPVRLQAKEGLALVNGTQAMTGIGVLTLNEAERIGLAADMAASLSLEALKGITSAFDPALLAVRPHPELELVGGRIRKWLDGSKRVTKQGEIRMQDAYSLRCIPQVHGASWQSFFYAEECVQTEMNATTDNPIVLENGEVLSGGHFHGQPIALAMDFLKVGVCEWANISERRTERMVNPQLNEGLPPFLATNPGIECGLMIAQYTAASIVSENKVLAHPSSVDSIPTSGNQEDHVSMGTTSARQVRQIVHNAARVIAIEMICASQAIHLDRAEKQLAPATSQFLQKVRAICPPLTTDQPIGDEIEALAKYLLASDELVAMSK
- a CDS encoding catalase, producing the protein MTNANDRSRRFTTAGGAPVVSNHDSMSAGPRGPLLLQDVWLVEKLANFNREVIPERRMHAKGSGAFGTFTVTHDITQYTKANIFSEIGKKTEMFARFSTVAGERGAADAERDIRGFALKFYTEEGNWDLVGNNTPVFFFRDPLHFTDLNHVVKRDPRTNMKNANSNWDFWTSLPEALHQVTIVMSDRGIPNGFRNMHGFGSHTYSFINAQNERVWVKFHFRTEQGIKNLTGAEATELIGNDRESSQRDLYGAIEKGDFPKWKMYIQVMTEEQARELPYNPFDLTKVWYKGDFPLIPVGEFELNKNPDNYFAEVEQAAFAPSNIVPGVSFSPDKMLQGRIFAYADAQRYRLGVNHYMLPVNAPKCPFRTFHRDGAMRFDGNLGSTMSYEPNSYGEWEHNLDHKEPELRIDGNAGIHDFREDDNNYFEQPGKLFRLMTAEEQQRLFENTANDMATVEEFIKRRHILHCYLADPAYGEGVAKAMGLSLEGMDLANPYVKQATNV
- a CDS encoding response regulator transcription factor — translated: MRILLIDRDPTELSGIRWFLQTYFPGDIIVEMCTVISEATESIQQFEPEVILLNIDLIPNNRLTKLYQLLQKHSGTIFAITTEPFFKNAMKAIDLQVAPPFCKTH